In Streptomyces sp. NBC_00433, a single genomic region encodes these proteins:
- the dapD gene encoding 2,3,4,5-tetrahydropyridine-2,6-dicarboxylate N-succinyltransferase, translating to MNDSRASGAIGVGLATVADDGTVLDTWYPAPQLAAEPGPAGTARLTAEEAAQALGSAAPAALGPDPRRGVEVVAVRTTIASTDDKPLDAHDAYLRLHLLSHRLVRPNEQNLEGLFGVLANVAWTSIGPVPVPNLDAARLAARAEGLHLSVHGVDKFPRMTDYVAPAGVRIADADRVRLGAHLAEGTTVMHEGFCNFNAGTLGTSMVEGRISQGVVIGDGSDIGGGASIMGTLSGGGTQIVSVGERCLLGAESGLGIALGDDCVIEAGLYVTAGTRVTLPDGEIVKAVELSGGDNLLFRRNSTTGKVEVLQRTGSWGGLNAVLHSHN from the coding sequence ATGAATGACTCCCGTGCCTCCGGCGCCATCGGCGTCGGACTTGCGACCGTCGCCGACGACGGCACCGTGCTCGACACCTGGTACCCCGCCCCGCAGCTCGCCGCGGAGCCGGGCCCCGCGGGCACCGCGCGGCTGACCGCCGAGGAGGCCGCGCAGGCCCTGGGGAGCGCGGCCCCCGCCGCGCTGGGTCCCGACCCGCGCCGCGGCGTCGAGGTGGTCGCCGTCAGGACCACCATCGCCTCCACCGACGACAAGCCGCTGGACGCGCACGACGCGTACCTGCGGCTGCACCTGCTCAGCCACCGCCTGGTCCGCCCCAACGAGCAGAACCTCGAAGGGCTGTTCGGTGTGCTGGCGAACGTCGCCTGGACCTCGATCGGCCCGGTCCCGGTCCCGAACCTGGATGCCGCCCGGCTCGCCGCCCGCGCCGAGGGCCTGCACCTGTCCGTCCACGGCGTCGACAAATTCCCCCGGATGACGGACTACGTCGCACCGGCCGGCGTCCGTATCGCCGACGCCGACCGCGTCCGGCTCGGCGCGCACCTCGCCGAAGGCACCACCGTCATGCACGAGGGCTTCTGCAACTTCAACGCCGGCACCCTGGGCACCTCCATGGTCGAGGGCCGCATCTCGCAGGGCGTGGTCATCGGCGACGGCTCCGACATCGGCGGCGGCGCGTCCATCATGGGCACGCTGTCCGGCGGCGGTACGCAGATCGTCTCGGTCGGCGAACGCTGCCTGCTCGGCGCGGAGTCGGGCCTGGGCATCGCCCTCGGCGACGACTGCGTGATCGAGGCCGGCCTCTACGTCACCGCGGGCACCCGGGTGACGCTGCCCGACGGCGAGATCGTCAAGGCCGTCGAGCTGTCCGGCGGCGACAACCTGCTCTTCCGCCGCAACTCCACCACCGGCAAGGTGGAGGTGCTCCAGCGCACCGGCTCCTGGGGGGGCCTCAACGCGGTGCTGCACAGCCACAACTGA
- a CDS encoding pyridoxamine 5'-phosphate oxidase family protein — MREISSEAELREVVGEPTARNAAKVRRELDAMDRAWLAASPFLLMATAGADGSCDVSPKGDPAGFTLVLDERTIAVPERPGNRRADGFRNILGNPRVGLIFLVPGRGDTLRINGRARLVRDADFFDRMTVEGHRPSLAVLVDVEEVFYHCSKAFLRSALWRPEGWRPDAAPSRAAIAHAQDRKGEDLAELEAYYGPGYGLDSMYS; from the coding sequence ATGCGGGAGATCAGCAGCGAGGCCGAGTTGCGCGAGGTGGTCGGGGAGCCGACCGCGCGGAACGCGGCCAAGGTTCGGCGGGAGTTGGACGCGATGGACCGGGCGTGGCTGGCGGCCTCACCGTTCCTGCTGATGGCGACAGCCGGGGCGGACGGGTCGTGCGACGTGTCGCCGAAGGGCGACCCCGCCGGGTTCACGCTCGTGCTGGACGAGCGGACGATCGCGGTGCCGGAGCGGCCGGGCAACCGCAGGGCGGACGGCTTCCGCAACATCCTGGGCAATCCGCGGGTCGGGCTGATCTTCCTGGTCCCCGGCCGCGGCGACACGCTGCGGATCAACGGGCGGGCCCGGCTCGTGCGGGACGCGGACTTCTTCGACCGGATGACGGTCGAGGGGCATCGCCCGTCGCTGGCGGTGCTGGTGGACGTCGAGGAGGTCTTCTACCACTGCTCGAAGGCCTTCCTGCGCAGCGCCCTGTGGAGGCCGGAGGGCTGGCGGCCGGACGCGGCGCCCTCCCGGGCCGCGATCGCGCACGCGCAGGACCGCAAGGGCGAGGACCTCGCGGAGCTGGAGGCCTACTACGGCCCCGGTTACGGTCTGGACTCCATGTACAGCTGA